One genomic region from Colletes latitarsis isolate SP2378_abdomen chromosome 10, iyColLati1, whole genome shotgun sequence encodes:
- the LOC143346337 gene encoding hippocampus abundant transcript 1 protein isoform X2, with amino-acid sequence MKLKKRKSLCAQCVNMPAKVSKKVVGMIVRSRKFIIKDGVITSSGVGEASVYHALVVIFLEFFAWGLLTMPVISVLNITFPNHTFLMNGLIMGIKGILSFLSAPLIGALSDVWGRKFFLLITVAFTCAPIPLMSINTWWFFAMISISGVFACTFSVVFAYVADVTEEHQRSPAYGMVSATFAASMVVSPALGDHIMKVYGENLVVALATAIAVLDVFFILVAVPESLPEKARPPAPISWEQADPFAYLGKVGKDHTILMLCITVFLSYLPEAGQYSCIFVYLTKVMGFTALMVAFFIAVVGVLSVGAQIVLGLLIKILGSKHTIILGLLFEMLQLMWFGFGSQTWMMWAAGVLASVSSITYPAISAFISMHSDADKQGLVQGMVTGMRGLCNGLGPAMFGVIFYLFRVDLNDNSPLPAKPSPLDENNKTGTATHLDIMPQLVTQLVPGPPFVFGALLVICALLVAAFIPESNTIPTGPIHHSSTSRRPSGKYAYQKCLSLDVHYEADKLGSGKGKIGPLSPLVDNCNSAAL; translated from the exons ATGAAACTGAAAAAGCGGAAGAGTCTGTGCGCGCAGTGCGTGAATATGCCCGCCAAGGTCTCAAAGAAGGTCGTGGGCATGATCGTACGAAGCCGAAAATTCATTATTAAGGATGGGGTCATTACG aGTTCTGGTGTTGGAGAGGCAAGTGTGTACCATGCTCTGGTtgtaatatttttggaattttttgcaTGGGGTTTATTAACCATGCCTGTTATCTCTGTATTGAATATCACATTTCCAAATCATACGTTCCTGATGAATGGCTTGATAATGGGCATTAAAGGAATCCTGTCATTTCTTTCTGCGCCACTGATTGGTGCTTTATCCGATGTGTGGGGTCGAAAATTCTTTCTACTCATCACTGTAGCCTTCACGTGTGCGCCGATTCCTCTAATGAGCATTAACACATGGTGGTTCTTTGCTATGATCTCCATCAGTGGTGTCTTTGCTTGCACATTTTCAGTGGTATTTGCATATGTTGCCGATGTTACAGAAGAACATCAAAGATCTCCAGCATATGGTATG GTATCAGCAACTTTTGCTGCAAGTATGGTAGTAAGTCCAGCATTAGGAGACCATATTATGAAAGTGTATGGCGAAAATCTTGTGGTTGCATTAGCAACTGCTATTGCAGTGTTGGATGTGTTTTTTATATTAGTGGCTGTACCTGAAAGTTTGCCTGAAAAAGCTCGCCCACCAGCACCTATATCTTGGGAGCAGGCAGATCCTTTTGCTTATCTTGGAAAG GTTGGCAAAGATCACACAATCTTAATGTTGTGTATTACCGTGTTCCTGAGCTATCTTCCTGAAGCAGGACAATATAGTTGTATATTCGTCTATTTGACTAAGGTTATGGGATTTACTGCTTTGATGGTAGCATTTTTTATTGCTGTGGTGGGAGTTTTAAGTGTTGGAGCGCAAATTGTCTTGGGTCTTTTAATAAAGATCCTTGGCAGTAAACATACTATAATCTTAGGCCTCTTATTTGAGATGCTACAACTTATGTGGTTTGGCTTCGGTTCCCAAACATG GATGATGTGGGCTGCTGGAGTGCTTGCCTCTGTATCAAGTATTACATATCCTGCGATTTCTGCATTCATATCCATGCATTCTGATGCTGATAAGCAGGGTTTGGTACAAGGCATGGTAACTGGAATGCGTGGATTATGCAACGGTCTTGGGCCAGCAATGTTTGgagtaatattttatttgtttcgcgTTGATCTCAACGATAATTCTCCCCTTCCTGCAAAACCATCTCCTTtagatgaaaataataaaacaggAACTGCCACGCATCTTGATATTATGCCACAGCTAGTAACACAG CTCGTCCCAGGACCACCATTTGTGTTTGGTGCATTACTTGTGATATGTGCATTACTGGTAGCTGCATTTATACCCGAATCAAACACAATACCAACAGGACCGATACATCATTCATCCACCTCCCGGAGGCCCTCCGGTAAATACGCATATCAGAAAT GTTTGTCTTTGGATGTACACTACGAGGCAGACAAATTGGGAAGCGGGAAAGGGAAAATAGGACCGCTGTCACCTCTAGTCGACAATTGCAACTCTGCTGCTCTATAG
- the LOC143346337 gene encoding hippocampus abundant transcript 1 protein isoform X3: MPPGAKGGAEGLGPSCSEIHNSQEHAIAKLTPLTFTQQCYRHLKSSGVGEASVYHALVVIFLEFFAWGLLTMPVISVLNITFPNHTFLMNGLIMGIKGILSFLSAPLIGALSDVWGRKFFLLITVAFTCAPIPLMSINTWWFFAMISISGVFACTFSVVFAYVADVTEEHQRSPAYGMVSATFAASMVVSPALGDHIMKVYGENLVVALATAIAVLDVFFILVAVPESLPEKARPPAPISWEQADPFAYLGKVGKDHTILMLCITVFLSYLPEAGQYSCIFVYLTKVMGFTALMVAFFIAVVGVLSVGAQIVLGLLIKILGSKHTIILGLLFEMLQLMWFGFGSQTWMMWAAGVLASVSSITYPAISAFISMHSDADKQGLVQGMVTGMRGLCNGLGPAMFGVIFYLFRVDLNDNSPLPAKPSPLDENNKTGTATHLDIMPQLVTQLVPGPPFVFGALLVICALLVAAFIPESNTIPTGPIHHSSTSRRPSGLSLDVHYEADKLGSGKGKIGPLSPLVDNCNSAAL, encoded by the exons ATGCCCCCTGGGGCAAAAGGCGGAGCAGAGGGCCTGGGCCCTTCCTGTTCTGAAATTCACAACAGCCAAGAACATGCTATTGCTAAACTCACACCTCTTACATTTACTCAGCAATGCTACAGGCATCTTAAG aGTTCTGGTGTTGGAGAGGCAAGTGTGTACCATGCTCTGGTtgtaatatttttggaattttttgcaTGGGGTTTATTAACCATGCCTGTTATCTCTGTATTGAATATCACATTTCCAAATCATACGTTCCTGATGAATGGCTTGATAATGGGCATTAAAGGAATCCTGTCATTTCTTTCTGCGCCACTGATTGGTGCTTTATCCGATGTGTGGGGTCGAAAATTCTTTCTACTCATCACTGTAGCCTTCACGTGTGCGCCGATTCCTCTAATGAGCATTAACACATGGTGGTTCTTTGCTATGATCTCCATCAGTGGTGTCTTTGCTTGCACATTTTCAGTGGTATTTGCATATGTTGCCGATGTTACAGAAGAACATCAAAGATCTCCAGCATATGGTATG GTATCAGCAACTTTTGCTGCAAGTATGGTAGTAAGTCCAGCATTAGGAGACCATATTATGAAAGTGTATGGCGAAAATCTTGTGGTTGCATTAGCAACTGCTATTGCAGTGTTGGATGTGTTTTTTATATTAGTGGCTGTACCTGAAAGTTTGCCTGAAAAAGCTCGCCCACCAGCACCTATATCTTGGGAGCAGGCAGATCCTTTTGCTTATCTTGGAAAG GTTGGCAAAGATCACACAATCTTAATGTTGTGTATTACCGTGTTCCTGAGCTATCTTCCTGAAGCAGGACAATATAGTTGTATATTCGTCTATTTGACTAAGGTTATGGGATTTACTGCTTTGATGGTAGCATTTTTTATTGCTGTGGTGGGAGTTTTAAGTGTTGGAGCGCAAATTGTCTTGGGTCTTTTAATAAAGATCCTTGGCAGTAAACATACTATAATCTTAGGCCTCTTATTTGAGATGCTACAACTTATGTGGTTTGGCTTCGGTTCCCAAACATG GATGATGTGGGCTGCTGGAGTGCTTGCCTCTGTATCAAGTATTACATATCCTGCGATTTCTGCATTCATATCCATGCATTCTGATGCTGATAAGCAGGGTTTGGTACAAGGCATGGTAACTGGAATGCGTGGATTATGCAACGGTCTTGGGCCAGCAATGTTTGgagtaatattttatttgtttcgcgTTGATCTCAACGATAATTCTCCCCTTCCTGCAAAACCATCTCCTTtagatgaaaataataaaacaggAACTGCCACGCATCTTGATATTATGCCACAGCTAGTAACACAG CTCGTCCCAGGACCACCATTTGTGTTTGGTGCATTACTTGTGATATGTGCATTACTGGTAGCTGCATTTATACCCGAATCAAACACAATACCAACAGGACCGATACATCATTCATCCACCTCCCGGAGGCCCTCCG GTTTGTCTTTGGATGTACACTACGAGGCAGACAAATTGGGAAGCGGGAAAGGGAAAATAGGACCGCTGTCACCTCTAGTCGACAATTGCAACTCTGCTGCTCTATAG
- the LOC143346337 gene encoding hippocampus abundant transcript 1 protein isoform X1, with product MPPGAKGGAEGLGPSCSEIHNSQEHAIAKLTPLTFTQQCYRHLKSSGVGEASVYHALVVIFLEFFAWGLLTMPVISVLNITFPNHTFLMNGLIMGIKGILSFLSAPLIGALSDVWGRKFFLLITVAFTCAPIPLMSINTWWFFAMISISGVFACTFSVVFAYVADVTEEHQRSPAYGMVSATFAASMVVSPALGDHIMKVYGENLVVALATAIAVLDVFFILVAVPESLPEKARPPAPISWEQADPFAYLGKVGKDHTILMLCITVFLSYLPEAGQYSCIFVYLTKVMGFTALMVAFFIAVVGVLSVGAQIVLGLLIKILGSKHTIILGLLFEMLQLMWFGFGSQTWMMWAAGVLASVSSITYPAISAFISMHSDADKQGLVQGMVTGMRGLCNGLGPAMFGVIFYLFRVDLNDNSPLPAKPSPLDENNKTGTATHLDIMPQLVTQLVPGPPFVFGALLVICALLVAAFIPESNTIPTGPIHHSSTSRRPSGKYAYQKCLSLDVHYEADKLGSGKGKIGPLSPLVDNCNSAAL from the exons ATGCCCCCTGGGGCAAAAGGCGGAGCAGAGGGCCTGGGCCCTTCCTGTTCTGAAATTCACAACAGCCAAGAACATGCTATTGCTAAACTCACACCTCTTACATTTACTCAGCAATGCTACAGGCATCTTAAG aGTTCTGGTGTTGGAGAGGCAAGTGTGTACCATGCTCTGGTtgtaatatttttggaattttttgcaTGGGGTTTATTAACCATGCCTGTTATCTCTGTATTGAATATCACATTTCCAAATCATACGTTCCTGATGAATGGCTTGATAATGGGCATTAAAGGAATCCTGTCATTTCTTTCTGCGCCACTGATTGGTGCTTTATCCGATGTGTGGGGTCGAAAATTCTTTCTACTCATCACTGTAGCCTTCACGTGTGCGCCGATTCCTCTAATGAGCATTAACACATGGTGGTTCTTTGCTATGATCTCCATCAGTGGTGTCTTTGCTTGCACATTTTCAGTGGTATTTGCATATGTTGCCGATGTTACAGAAGAACATCAAAGATCTCCAGCATATGGTATG GTATCAGCAACTTTTGCTGCAAGTATGGTAGTAAGTCCAGCATTAGGAGACCATATTATGAAAGTGTATGGCGAAAATCTTGTGGTTGCATTAGCAACTGCTATTGCAGTGTTGGATGTGTTTTTTATATTAGTGGCTGTACCTGAAAGTTTGCCTGAAAAAGCTCGCCCACCAGCACCTATATCTTGGGAGCAGGCAGATCCTTTTGCTTATCTTGGAAAG GTTGGCAAAGATCACACAATCTTAATGTTGTGTATTACCGTGTTCCTGAGCTATCTTCCTGAAGCAGGACAATATAGTTGTATATTCGTCTATTTGACTAAGGTTATGGGATTTACTGCTTTGATGGTAGCATTTTTTATTGCTGTGGTGGGAGTTTTAAGTGTTGGAGCGCAAATTGTCTTGGGTCTTTTAATAAAGATCCTTGGCAGTAAACATACTATAATCTTAGGCCTCTTATTTGAGATGCTACAACTTATGTGGTTTGGCTTCGGTTCCCAAACATG GATGATGTGGGCTGCTGGAGTGCTTGCCTCTGTATCAAGTATTACATATCCTGCGATTTCTGCATTCATATCCATGCATTCTGATGCTGATAAGCAGGGTTTGGTACAAGGCATGGTAACTGGAATGCGTGGATTATGCAACGGTCTTGGGCCAGCAATGTTTGgagtaatattttatttgtttcgcgTTGATCTCAACGATAATTCTCCCCTTCCTGCAAAACCATCTCCTTtagatgaaaataataaaacaggAACTGCCACGCATCTTGATATTATGCCACAGCTAGTAACACAG CTCGTCCCAGGACCACCATTTGTGTTTGGTGCATTACTTGTGATATGTGCATTACTGGTAGCTGCATTTATACCCGAATCAAACACAATACCAACAGGACCGATACATCATTCATCCACCTCCCGGAGGCCCTCCGGTAAATACGCATATCAGAAAT GTTTGTCTTTGGATGTACACTACGAGGCAGACAAATTGGGAAGCGGGAAAGGGAAAATAGGACCGCTGTCACCTCTAGTCGACAATTGCAACTCTGCTGCTCTATAG
- the LOC143346337 gene encoding hippocampus abundant transcript 1 protein isoform X4, producing MPVISVLNITFPNHTFLMNGLIMGIKGILSFLSAPLIGALSDVWGRKFFLLITVAFTCAPIPLMSINTWWFFAMISISGVFACTFSVVFAYVADVTEEHQRSPAYGMVSATFAASMVVSPALGDHIMKVYGENLVVALATAIAVLDVFFILVAVPESLPEKARPPAPISWEQADPFAYLGKVGKDHTILMLCITVFLSYLPEAGQYSCIFVYLTKVMGFTALMVAFFIAVVGVLSVGAQIVLGLLIKILGSKHTIILGLLFEMLQLMWFGFGSQTWMMWAAGVLASVSSITYPAISAFISMHSDADKQGLVQGMVTGMRGLCNGLGPAMFGVIFYLFRVDLNDNSPLPAKPSPLDENNKTGTATHLDIMPQLVTQLVPGPPFVFGALLVICALLVAAFIPESNTIPTGPIHHSSTSRRPSGKYAYQKCLSLDVHYEADKLGSGKGKIGPLSPLVDNCNSAAL from the exons ATGCCTGTTATCTCTGTATTGAATATCACATTTCCAAATCATACGTTCCTGATGAATGGCTTGATAATGGGCATTAAAGGAATCCTGTCATTTCTTTCTGCGCCACTGATTGGTGCTTTATCCGATGTGTGGGGTCGAAAATTCTTTCTACTCATCACTGTAGCCTTCACGTGTGCGCCGATTCCTCTAATGAGCATTAACACATGGTGGTTCTTTGCTATGATCTCCATCAGTGGTGTCTTTGCTTGCACATTTTCAGTGGTATTTGCATATGTTGCCGATGTTACAGAAGAACATCAAAGATCTCCAGCATATGGTATG GTATCAGCAACTTTTGCTGCAAGTATGGTAGTAAGTCCAGCATTAGGAGACCATATTATGAAAGTGTATGGCGAAAATCTTGTGGTTGCATTAGCAACTGCTATTGCAGTGTTGGATGTGTTTTTTATATTAGTGGCTGTACCTGAAAGTTTGCCTGAAAAAGCTCGCCCACCAGCACCTATATCTTGGGAGCAGGCAGATCCTTTTGCTTATCTTGGAAAG GTTGGCAAAGATCACACAATCTTAATGTTGTGTATTACCGTGTTCCTGAGCTATCTTCCTGAAGCAGGACAATATAGTTGTATATTCGTCTATTTGACTAAGGTTATGGGATTTACTGCTTTGATGGTAGCATTTTTTATTGCTGTGGTGGGAGTTTTAAGTGTTGGAGCGCAAATTGTCTTGGGTCTTTTAATAAAGATCCTTGGCAGTAAACATACTATAATCTTAGGCCTCTTATTTGAGATGCTACAACTTATGTGGTTTGGCTTCGGTTCCCAAACATG GATGATGTGGGCTGCTGGAGTGCTTGCCTCTGTATCAAGTATTACATATCCTGCGATTTCTGCATTCATATCCATGCATTCTGATGCTGATAAGCAGGGTTTGGTACAAGGCATGGTAACTGGAATGCGTGGATTATGCAACGGTCTTGGGCCAGCAATGTTTGgagtaatattttatttgtttcgcgTTGATCTCAACGATAATTCTCCCCTTCCTGCAAAACCATCTCCTTtagatgaaaataataaaacaggAACTGCCACGCATCTTGATATTATGCCACAGCTAGTAACACAG CTCGTCCCAGGACCACCATTTGTGTTTGGTGCATTACTTGTGATATGTGCATTACTGGTAGCTGCATTTATACCCGAATCAAACACAATACCAACAGGACCGATACATCATTCATCCACCTCCCGGAGGCCCTCCGGTAAATACGCATATCAGAAAT GTTTGTCTTTGGATGTACACTACGAGGCAGACAAATTGGGAAGCGGGAAAGGGAAAATAGGACCGCTGTCACCTCTAGTCGACAATTGCAACTCTGCTGCTCTATAG
- the Tbc1d7 gene encoding TBC1 domain family member 7 — translation MADERNFRSSYYEKVGFRSVEEKRSLEILLKERPFDKAKLKQFCLRFTVPTIHRNFLWKILLDIIPVYVDSHKFIMNQRRMEYQDLQKALKVTKILDDYTKPHLIVLTMWLLRTRRAKLDMSAQLEIPLHRAMSKMAETLWHIVDNDTHDEKLVDTYWILCGLLDQVQKFHKEVNKLQECTCTLLEREDSELYKHLIKIEALHNIPYDVWFCSCFAGTISVGSIVKIWDKIAVGAYRILIFVTVVTLTTLRRLLLRCENLDSVLDTIGNITEESSELIVNKAIESWQQSGSTLITISQTI, via the exons ATGGCAGATGAACGAAATTTTCGGTCATCCTACTACGAGAAG GTAGGATTTCGTAGCGTGGAGGAGAAGAGATCGTTAGAAATATTACTCAAGGAACGTCCTTTTGATAAAGCAAAACTTAAACAGTTCTGCTTGCGGTTTACAGTTCCTACTATACACAGAAATTTTCTCTGGAAAATATTATTGGACATCATACCAGTTTATGTAGATAGTCATAAATTTATAATGAACCAAAGAAGAATGGAGTACCAAGATCTGCAAAAAGCATTAAAAGTTACAAAGATCTTGGATGATTACACAAAACCTCATTTAATAGTTCTTACAATGTGGTTATTGCGTACAAGAAGAGCAAAACTTGATATGAGTGCCCAATTAGAAATTCCTTTGCATAG AGCTATGAGTAAAATGGCTGAAACATTGTGGCATATTGTAGATAATGATACCCATGATGAAAAGCTTGTAGATACATACTGGATATTATGTGGACTCTTAGATCAAGTACAAAAGTTTCATAAAGAAGTAAATAAGTTACAAGAATGTACTTGTACTTTATTAGAAAGAGAAGATTCAGAATTGTATAAACACCTTATTAAAATTGAAGCACTTCACAATATCCCATACGATGTTTGGTTTTGTTCATGTTTTGCAGGAACAATATCTGTTGGTTCCATAGTAAA AATATGGGATAAAATTGCTGTAGGTGCATacagaatattaatttttgtcaCTGTAGTTACATTAACTACTTTAAGACGACTTTTATTGCGATGTGAAAATTTGGACAGTGTATTAGATACTATTGGCAAT ataACAGAAGAAAGCTCAGAACTAATTGTCAATAAAGCAATTGAATCTTGGCAACAAAGTGGTTCTACATTGATAACTATTTCGCAAACAATTTAG
- the LOC143346943 gene encoding protein FRA10AC1 homolog: MFPAYAYLSAYDRHKKLINDYLTLHNGSVSSLKRDTSRDKTDYDVIRENHRFLWDEDNDVQDTWGARLAKKYYDKLFKEYCIADLTYYKHNKVALRWRTEKEVVVGKGQFECGNKKCKEKEGLKSWEVNFGYLEHGEKKNALVKLRLCPECSVQLNYRSQKREAKKHKTLKRLGTNLETHDSTPSTSTVNIKTEEIQVINDIEESAKQTNKDESKIWKEKPMDGLEKTREEEFEEYLADLLM; the protein is encoded by the exons aTGTTTCCGGCATACGCCTATTTATCGGCTTATGATAGACACAAGAAACTTATAAATGATTATTTAACGTTGCACAATGGCTCAGTATCATCCTTAAAACGAGACAC GTCCCGAGATAAGACAGACTATGACGTTATTAGAGAAAACCACAGATTTCTTTGGGATGAAGATAATGATGTGCAAGATACATGGGGTGCGCGATTGGCAAAAAAATACTATGACAAATTGTTTAAGGAATACTGTATTGCTGATTTAACATATTACAAACACAATAAG GTTGCCTTAAGATGGAGAACAGAAAAAGAAGTAGTTGTTGGCAAAGGACAGTTTGAATGTGGAAATAAGAAATGTAAAGAAAAGGAAGGACTAAAATCTTGGGAAGTAAATTTTGGTTACCTAGAacatggagaaaaaaaaaatgctctTGTAAAATTAA GATTATGTCCTGAATGTTCAGTGCAATTAAATTATCGATCACAAAAACGCGAAGCAAAGAAACATAAGACACTGAAGAGATTAGGAACAAATTTAGAAACGCACGATAGTACACCCAGTACATCCACAGTAAACATTAAAACAGAAGAAATTCAAGTTATAAACGATATCGAAGAATCTGCTAAACAAACTAATAAGGATGAATCAAAAATCTGGAAAGAGAAACCAATGGATGGTTTAGAAAAAACTAGAGAAGAGGagtttgaagaatatttagcgGATTTACTAATGTAA